GATATCACCCAGCGCAGCGGCGCCCATTTCCACCACCGCGTACTGGTGTTCCGGCGCCAGCTCCAGCAGGGTCAGCGGCACACCCAATTCATTGTTGAGGTTGCCACGGGTGGCCAATACCGGACCACACTCTCCCAGAATCGACGCCAGCATTTCCTTGACCGTGGTTTTACCGCTGGAGCCGGTAATAGCTACCAGCGGTCCGGCGAAGGCGGCGCGATTCAGCGCACCGAGCTGACCCAGCGCATGGGCACAGTCATGCACGACCAGTTGCGGTAAGGCATCGTCCACAGCGTGTTCGACCAGCGCAGCAGCAGCCCCATTGACACGCGCCTGGGCGATAAAATCATGTCCATCGACGCGGGTGCCCGGCAGCGCCACAAATAGCCCACCGGGTTGGATGTGACGAGCATCGATACTGACGTTGTCGAAGCTGGCATCGATAGCATGCAGGCTTGCATTGAGCGGTTTGACCAGATCCGACAGGCGCATGGCTTCAAGCATGATGCTCCTCCCGGTACTTCAAGGCGCGTTCGGCCTGTTCGATATCACTGAAAGGATGACGCACCCCATCAATCTCCTGATATATTTCGTGGCCCTTGCCGGCAACCAGGATGATGTCTCCGGCGTCGGCACTGGCAATGGTCTGGCCGATGGCCTCGGCACGGTTGGCTATGACTGCCGCCCGTTGTGGATGTTCAATACCGGCGCTGATTTCGCTGATAATTGCCGCCGAAGCTTCGGTACGCGGATTGTCATCGGTCAGCACCAAATGATCGGCGCCCAGCTCGGCGATGCGGCCCATCAAGGGACGCTTGCCACGATCGCGATCACCACCGCAGCCGAACACACAGATCAGCCGTCCGGCAACGTGGGCCCGCAGGGCGGCGAGCGCCTTCTCCAATGCGTCCGGTGTGTGCGCATAATCGATAACCACCAATGGCTGACCATTACCGCCCAGACGCTGCATGCGGCCGGTCGGCGGTAACAGTTCGCCGATCAGCGCAGCGATCCGCTGCAGTGGCACGTCCAGCGCCAGCAAGGCGCCCGCGACGGCCAGCACATTCGACAGATTGAAGCTGCCCAGCAGCGGACTGCACAGGTCGACCATTCCAACCGGCGTGTGCAAGCGCGCCTTGATACCCTCGGCGTCGAAGCGGATATCACTGCAATACAGGTCTGCGGTGTTGTCGCTCACGCCGTAGGTCGACACAGGCACCGGAGAGCCGGCTGCCAACGCTCGGCCAAAAGCATCGTCGATATTCACCACAGCCGTGCGGGACTGCGTCAACAGACGGGCTTTCGCCGCACCGTAGCTGGCCATGTCGCCGTGGTAGTCCAGATGGTCGCGGCTGAGGTTGGTGAAGATGCCCACCTCGAACTGCAGTGCAGCAACACGCCCCTGATCCAGTGCATGGGATGACACCTCCATGCTTACCCGCTGCGCTCCCTCATCACGCAAGCGCGCCAGTTGCTGCTGGACGGCCAGCGCATCCGGTGTGGTCATGCCGTGATCGAGCAACGCGCCAGGCATACCGCTGCCCAGAGTGCCGATGACACCGCATGGCTGGTTCAGGCTGTTCAACGCCTGGGCCAGCATCTGGCTGACACTGGTCTTGCCGTTGGTTCCGGTGGTGGCGATCAGGCCCAGACTGCTGGCGGGCTCGCCATAAAACCGCGCGGCAATGGCCGACAGCTGTGCGGACAAGTGTTCTATGGCCAGCAAAGGCACCGCTGCGCCGCAGGTGAAGCCGTCACCTGTTTCATAAGCTACTGCCGCAGCACCCGCGGCAATGGCCTGTTCAATGTGCTCGCGCCCATCGTGGCGCTGACCTGGCACCGCCAGAAACAGAAAGCCCGGCGCAACCTTGCGGCTGTCCAGGGTCAGGTCGGTGATATTCACCGGAGCACCCTGCCACTGGGGAATGATCTGCTGGAGCTGCATCATCCGCGCTCCTCTTCTTTGTCCATCGACGGCAACTCGACCTGCTGCATCTCCACCAGGTTATCCGGGGTGATATTCAGCAGGCGCAACGCATTGGACATCAAACCACTGAATACCGGCGCGGCCACCAGGCCGCCGTAATAGCCACCCTTGGTAGGCTCATCGATGACCACGGCGATGGCGATACGTGGGTTGCTGCTGGGGGCGAATCCGGCAAACAGCGAGCGATAGGAATCTTCCTTGTAGCCCTTGCTGCCGACGCTGGTCTTGCGTGCCGTGCCGCTCTTGCCGGAGACGTGATAGCCGGGCACCTGTGCGCGGAAGGTGCCACCGGGCGCCTCGATGACCTGCTGCAGCATGCCCTGTACAGTCAGAGCGACGTTCTCGGGAATGACCTGCTCAGCGTCCGGCTGCTCGTTGATGCGCAGCAGTGACATGGGCGCCTTGCGGCCATCGTTGGCCAGAATCGCATAGGCCTGGGCCATCTGCATGGTGGTTACCGACAGCCCATAACCATAGGAAAGCGCCGCCGTCTCGGCCTGGCGCCATTCACGGTAACTCGGCAGGTTACCCACACGCTCGCCGGGAAATCCCAGACCGGTATATTGACCGAAACCGACATTCTGCATGGTTTCACGCAGGGCCGGGCCGCCGATATCGAAGGCAATCTTGCTCATGCCGACGTTGCTAGACTTGAGCAGGATGCCGGTCAGGTCGAGCTCGCCGCCAGGGGCGCGGGAAACATCACGAATGGTGTAGCGACCAATCCGCAGAGTGCCGGGGTAGACATTGACCTTGTCCGCCGGCTTCCAGCGGCCAGACGCCAGAGCCGCGCTCATGGATATCGGCTTGACCGTGGAGCCGGGCTCGAAGACGTCGATCAGGGCACGGTTGCGCATCATATCCGGCTTGAGTTTGGCGCGATTGTTCGGGTTATAGGTAGGATGGTTGACCATCGCCAGCACTTCGCCGGTACGCACATCCAGCATGACGATGGAACCGGCCCGGGCTTCGAACTCCTGCAGCGCTTCGCGCAACTGGCGGTGCGCCAGATATTGCAACCGCAGATCAATGGACAGCGCCAGATCATTACCCGGGCGGGCGTTGCTGATGACCTGCACATCCTTGATCAAACGTCCGCGCCGGTCCTGCAGCACCTGCCGCTTACCAGGCACGCCTTCCAGCCAATGATCATAGGACAGCTCGACACCTTCCTGGCCTTTTTCATCGACGTTGGTGAAGCCGACCAGATGCGCCGACACCTCACCCGCCGGATAAAAGCGCCGGTACTCCTCAATGCTGTATACCCCAGGCACCTTCAATGCCATGACCGCTTCACCATCGGCGGGCACCATGCGCCGGCGCAGGTAGATGAATTCCTTGTCGGCGTTGCTCTGCAGCCGCTGGCTGAAGGTAGACAGATCGGTACCCAGCGCCTTGGCCAGACTGGGCCAATGGGTCTTCTGACTGATCAGTTGCGATGGGTTGGCCCAGATGGTCAGCACCGGCGTGCTCACCGCCAGCGGCTCGCCGTTGCGATCAGTGATCTGCCCACGGTGAGCGGGAATCGGCACATGCCGCACGCTGCGCTTGTCGCCCTGATTCTTCAGGAAGCCTTCGTCCAGCACATGTAGTTCGACAATGCGCCAGGCAATCGCCACACAGCACAATCCGAGCAGACCGATAACCAGTCTGAAGCGCCAGGGATAAAGACTACCATTGGATTCGAAAGTGAATTTTTTCATGGCTGCACCAGGATCACTTCGCCAGGCTCGGGCACGCGCATGCCCAGCTGACGCGTGGCAATCGCCTCGACCCGGCTATGCGCCGTCCAAGTGCTCTGCTCCAGTATCAGCCGACCCCATTCCGCCTGGGCCTTTTCTCGCTGAGTCATTTCGGTGGCCAGCTCGTTGAGCAGTTGCCGGCTCCAATGCGCGCTGTAGGGCACCGCCAGAGCACTACCCAGGATGATTACCCAGACCACCAGCAGCCAGCCGCTGCCGGCGGGGAGGCCGGAACGGGCAATATCGGCTGCGGGTAGAGCCTGGTCGTTCATCTATGTTTCTCCGCCACACGTAATACCGCACTGCGGGCGCGGGGATTGACGGCAATTTCATCGGCAGATGGCTTGGCTGCCTTGCCGATGAGTTTCAGGCTGGTCTGGATATCCACATCACGTATCGGCAGCCCACGGGGTAACGGCGCACCCTTGGCTTCGCGACGCATGAACTGCTTGACCTGCCGATCCTCCAGCGAATGGAAACTGATCACCGCCAGCCGACCGCCCGGCGCCAATACGTCGAGTGCAGCACGCAGGCCGTCGGACAGATCCTCCAGCTCACGATTGATAAAGATGCGAATACCCTGAAAGGCACGAGTGGCCGGATGCTTGTGCTTTTCCCAGGCGGGGTTGGCGACCTTGATCACTTCGGCCAGGTCGGCGGTGCGGGTGAATGGCTGCTCGGCGCGGCGAGTGACGATGGCCCGAGCCATGCGCCGGGAGAAACGTTCCTCGCCGTATTCCCAGAGTACGGTGGCGATATCGGCCTCGTCGGCGGTATTGATCCAGTCGGCAGCGCTCTGCCCTGCATCCGGATTCATGCGCATGTCCAGCGGACCGTCATGAAGGAAGCTGAAGCCACGCTGCGGGTCGTCCAATTGTGGTGAAGACACTCCCAGATCCAGCAAAACCCCGTCGACACGACCATGCAGGCCGCGCTCACGCAGCTCCTCAGCCATGTCGGCAAACGAACGCTGTACAACGACAAAGCGGCCGTCTTCGGCCGCCAGCTGGTTTCCGACCCGTATCGCCTCCGGGTCCTTGTCGAAGCCGAGCAGCCGCCCCCCCTCGGCGAGCTGCTGCAGGATGGCGCGACTGTGCCCGCCGCGGCCGAAAGTGCCATCTATATAAGTGCCTTCCGGCCGAACCGCCAACCCTTCCAGCGCTTCGTTCAGCAGTACACTGACATGTTTCAATTCGGTCTGCTGATTCATAGGCTCAGTGAGTGCAGTTCCGCCGGCAGTTCGCCAACGTCCTGCTCTTCTTCCAGATAAGCTGCGGTGGTGGTCTGCCAGACCTCTTCACTCCACAGCTCGAATTTGCTCAATTGACCCACCAGCATGACTTTCTTGTCCAGGCTGGCATGATCGCGTAACAGTGGCGGCACGACAAAGCGGCCATGACTGTCCAGTTCTATTTCGTTGGCATTACCGATCAACAGACGGTTGAGTCGTTTGACTCCGGGGTGCATGTTCGGCGCCTTGCGCAGCTGCTGTTCCACCGCCTCCCATTCATGCAGCGGATAGATCCACAGACAGCGTTCTTCCAGGGCAATGGTCGCGACAAGCTGGCCGCCACAAGACTCCAACAGACGGTCACGATGCCGGGCAGGCATCGCGAGTCGCCCCTTGGCGTCCAGATTGATGGCGTTCGCTCCACGAAACACTTTTTGTTATTCCCCTGATGAGACCACTGCTATGACAATGGAAAACCCAAAAAAATCCACTTTCGCCCACTTCAACCCACTTTCGCACACTATAGAAAGGCGCCCAAACAGCGTCAAGTAACCAATTCACAGAAAAAGCCTTATGTGACGTGGGTTTAGGGGCAATGCAGGGTAAAAGATCCCAAGCGCGGGATGAACTGAAAGGAAGAATCAGAGCAATAACAAGGGAATGCTCATGCAACTTAAAGTTAAACATGAGGTGACAGGATTTTTTTCGCGAAATTTTCTACAGCAGAATAAAAATAGGAGTTGGCCTGTAAGCCGGGTTCTGTCGAGAACAGTCATTCCTCTGCGACAGCCATCACTGACTGCCTGTAGCAACCTACCCGAACCCAGTGCGGGCCGCACCGATGGGTTCCTATTTGGTCTTGCTCCGAGTGGGGTTTACCATGCCACGAACTGTTGCCAGTCGCGCGGTGCGCTCTTACCGCACCCTTTCACCCTTACCGGCGCTTGCGCGCTTAGGCGGTCTGCTCTCTGCTGCACTTTCCGTAGGCTCACGCCCCCCAGGCGTTACCTGGCACTCTGCCCTATGGAGCCCGGACTTTCCTCCATACCGCCAATGCGATACAGCGACTGTCCAGCCAACTCCTGAGCGCAAGAGTAGCCCGATTGCCCCTCTGCGGCAAGCCCTGATAGCTCAAGGACGGGTTATCCCCGCGCACATGAGATAGTCAGGCGGTTTTCTGCAGGGCCAGCTGATACAGCCGATTCTTCTTCAACCCGGTGATCTGCGCCGCCAGTGCTGCAGCCTGCTTGACCGGCAATTCCGTCAGCAGAATATCCAAAACCCGCTCCGCGGCAGGGTCAAGCGCATCGCTGTCCACCGATTGCGCTGCGCCCTCGATTATCAACACGCACTCGCCACGCTGCTGATCGGCATCCGCGCGCACCCACTGGACCAGCTCGACCAGCGGCGCGCCCTTGATGGTTTCGAAGGTCTTGGTCAGCTCCCGAGCCAGCACTACCTGGCGCTCAGACCCCAGCAAATCGAGCAGATCCTCCAGGCACTCCAGCAGACGGTGCGGTGCTTCGTAGATCATCCAGGTGCGCTGCTCTGCGACCAGCTCCTGAATCCGCTGCCGCCGACCGTGGGTCTTGGCCGGCAAAAAACCTTCAAAGGCAAATCGATCCGATGGCAGGCCCGCCGCGCTCAGCCCGGCAATCAGCGCACAGGCGCCCGGCACCGGACAGACCCGCACTCCGGCTTCGCGCGCCATGCGCACCAGATGGAAACCTGGATCGGAAATCAGCGGCGTGCCGGCGTCAGAGATCAGTGCCAGATCTTCGCCGGCAAGCATACGCTCTACCAGCCGCAGACTCTTGCCCCGCTCGTTATGATCATGACAGGCAGTGGTCGGAGTCTGCACACCGAAATGCTGCAGCAGCCGACCGCTGTGACGCGTATCCTCCGCAGCGATCAGATTGACCGAGTTGAGCACCTCCAGTGCACGGGGTGTCAGATCCTGCAAGTTGCCGATCGGCGTGGCGACGACATACAAGGTACCGGTGGTGGCGACCATAGCAAATCCTGTGGTGAATTTGCCGTTCATTGTACAGGACGTGAACGGGTTACCGCGAAGCACATGGCGAGGTTAACGCCCCTTGGTTACAATGCAGGTCAAATGCTCACGCGCCAACAAGGTACCCTGCCTGATGCTCCGCATGATTCGCCTGCCGCTTGCCGGCCTGCTGCTGGCCTCGCTGATGGCCGGCTGCTCCTCGACGCCCCGCCACCTGTCGGAGCTGCCCACCACCACGGCCACCCCCGTCGAAGACATCCTCCACCAGGCCGAGCGCCGTTCGGGTGCCGAGGCGCACCTGCTGCGACTGCATGCAGCCCAGACAGCCTGGAGCCGCAATCAACCGGACCGGGTACGCAGCATCCTCGGAATGATTCCGCAAAGCGATCTGCCGCTGGATCAGCAGCAGCGCTTCAGTGAGCTGCAGGCACGCAGCGAATTGGCTCTGGGGCAACCGGATGCCGCGCTGCGCGCCCTGCGCCACCCATCACTGGAACGGCTCGACGCGCTGACGCCCGAAGCCCAGCTCGATATCCAGCTGCTGCGCGCAGAGACCATGGCTGCCGCGGGCGAACACCTCAGTGCCGTGCAGGAACGTGTCTTCATGCACAATCTGTTGTCTGCGCAAGCCCAGCAGGACAACCTCGCCGCCATCTGGGACAACCTGAACCAGGCGCCTGTCGAAAGCCTGCGTGAAGCCTCCAGCTCCGCCACTGGCGACCTGGCCGGCTGGCTGAGTCTGGCGCTGATTGCCCGCGACCATGGCAACCTGGATCTTCAGGTGTATGCCATGCAGCAATGGAAAGACAAGCACCCCACCCACCCAGCTGCCATCATGCCACCGGAGAGCATCAGCCGGTTGATGGAGCTCCACGCCCAGCGCCCGCAACACGTCGCCCTGCTGCTGCCTTTCGACGGCGGGCTGGCAGCTGCTGCCGATGCACTGCGTGACGGCTTTCTTTCCGCTCAATATCGAGCCCACAGCCAAGGCCTCGCCCAGCCCCGTATCAGCCTGTATGACAGCGGTGCCTATATCGATCTGCTGCAGTTCTATCAGCAGGCCCAGGCAGACGGCGTGCAATGGGTCATCGGGCCGCTGGATCGACAACAGGTTGCCAGCCTGGCTCAACTACCCGAGCTGCCACTGCCGACGCTGGCACTGAACTACGCCGACACCACCACACCACCGGCCGGCCTGTTCCAGTTTGGCCTGGCGCCCGAACACGAGGCCCGCTCGGCTGCGTTGCGCGCTTGGCAGGACGGCCACCGACAAATGGCGATGCTGACCAATGGCGATGATTGGGGATCGCGCTCTGCACAGGCGTTCGCCGCACGGTGGCAGGAATTGGGCGGCGTATTGACCGGCCAGGAAACCATCGATGCGCCCGCGAATATTTCCGGCCAGATCGCCGACCTGTTGCGTGTGCGCGAAAGCGAGCAACGCAACCAGCACCTGCAGGACACTCTGGGCAGCGACGTCATGGTCCAACCCACACCGCGGCCCGGCCTCGACGCCCTGTTCCTCGCCGCCGATCCACTGCAAGCACGCCAGATCAAACCGACCCTGGTATTCCAATATGCCGGTGAGCTGCCAGTCTATGCTGCTTCGCGCGCCTATCGCCTATCGCTGAATGGCGAACCGAACCCGGACATCGACGGCATCATGGTTGCGGAGATACCCTGGCTGCTGACCCGCTCCGACCCACTCTATGACATCATTGTCGACAGCTGGCCGACCGCTGCCGGCCCCATGGGCCGCCTGTATGCGATGGGCGTGGATGCGCAGCGGATCTTCAGCCGTCTGCGGCAGATGCAGGAACAACCCGAGACCCGCATTGATGGCGCCACCGGCATATTGTCACTGGGTGCTGACGGCCGCATTCACCGGGAGCTGTCCTGGGGTGAAATGATTGATGGCCAGTTGCAGCCACTGATTGAGCCCGCGTTCATACAATGAACCAGCTGACCGACAAGCAGACCACCGGCAACCAGGCTGAACGCACCACCGAACAGATCCTGATGAATGCCGGCCTGCGCCTGCTCGCCCGCAACTACCGCTGCAAACAGGGCGAGCTGGATCTGGTCATGCGCGATGCGGATACAGTAGTATTTATCGAAGTACGCTACCGACGACGGAATCAGTGGGGCGATCCGGTGGAAACCGTGGATTGGCGCAAGCAGAAACGCCTGATTGCTGCCGCCCATCACTATCTGCTGACCCACCCGCACCTGGTCAATCAGTCCTGCCGCTTCGACGTTGTCGCGGCCACCGGCGATCCCACGGACCCGGCCTCATTCCGATGGATCCGAGAAGCCTTCACCTGCTAGCGAGTTCTTTCTTATGGACATGCAACACCGTATCAGACAGTTGTTCACCGACAGCATTGAAACCAAGACCCGCGCCATGGACGTGTTGGGGCCCAGCATAGAACAGGCCAGCCAGTTGATGGTCAGCAGCCTGCTGAGCGAGCGCAAGATCCTCACCTGCGGCAATGGTGGCTCCGCCGGCGATGCGCAGCATTTCTCCTCGGAGCTGCTCAACCGCTTCGAGCGCGAACGTCCAAGCCTGCCAGCCATCGCGCTGACCACCGATAGCTCGACCATCACTTCAATCGCCAACGACTACAGTTACGACGAAGTCTTTTCCAAACAGATTCGCGCACTGGGTCAACCGGGCGATGTGCTACTGGCCATCTCCACCAGCGGCAATTCCGGCAACGTGCTGCAAGCCATCCAGGCCGCCCATGACCGTGACATGCTGGTC
Above is a genomic segment from Halopseudomonas litoralis containing:
- the rsmI gene encoding 16S rRNA (cytidine(1402)-2'-O)-methyltransferase is translated as MVATTGTLYVVATPIGNLQDLTPRALEVLNSVNLIAAEDTRHSGRLLQHFGVQTPTTACHDHNERGKSLRLVERMLAGEDLALISDAGTPLISDPGFHLVRMAREAGVRVCPVPGACALIAGLSAAGLPSDRFAFEGFLPAKTHGRRQRIQELVAEQRTWMIYEAPHRLLECLEDLLDLLGSERQVVLARELTKTFETIKGAPLVELVQWVRADADQQRGECVLIIEGAAQSVDSDALDPAAERVLDILLTELPVKQAAALAAQITGLKKNRLYQLALQKTA
- a CDS encoding UDP-N-acetylmuramoyl-L-alanyl-D-glutamate--2,6-diaminopimelate ligase, yielding MQLQQIIPQWQGAPVNITDLTLDSRKVAPGFLFLAVPGQRHDGREHIEQAIAAGAAAVAYETGDGFTCGAAVPLLAIEHLSAQLSAIAARFYGEPASSLGLIATTGTNGKTSVSQMLAQALNSLNQPCGVIGTLGSGMPGALLDHGMTTPDALAVQQQLARLRDEGAQRVSMEVSSHALDQGRVAALQFEVGIFTNLSRDHLDYHGDMASYGAAKARLLTQSRTAVVNIDDAFGRALAAGSPVPVSTYGVSDNTADLYCSDIRFDAEGIKARLHTPVGMVDLCSPLLGSFNLSNVLAVAGALLALDVPLQRIAALIGELLPPTGRMQRLGGNGQPLVVIDYAHTPDALEKALAALRAHVAGRLICVFGCGGDRDRGKRPLMGRIAELGADHLVLTDDNPRTEASAAIISEISAGIEHPQRAAVIANRAEAIGQTIASADAGDIILVAGKGHEIYQEIDGVRHPFSDIEQAERALKYREEHHA
- the mraZ gene encoding division/cell wall cluster transcriptional repressor MraZ yields the protein MFRGANAINLDAKGRLAMPARHRDRLLESCGGQLVATIALEERCLWIYPLHEWEAVEQQLRKAPNMHPGVKRLNRLLIGNANEIELDSHGRFVVPPLLRDHASLDKKVMLVGQLSKFELWSEEVWQTTTAAYLEEEQDVGELPAELHSLSL
- a CDS encoding YraN family protein, whose translation is MTDKQTTGNQAERTTEQILMNAGLRLLARNYRCKQGELDLVMRDADTVVFIEVRYRRRNQWGDPVETVDWRKQKRLIAAAHHYLLTHPHLVNQSCRFDVVAATGDPTDPASFRWIREAFTC
- the rsmH gene encoding 16S rRNA (cytosine(1402)-N(4))-methyltransferase RsmH codes for the protein MNQQTELKHVSVLLNEALEGLAVRPEGTYIDGTFGRGGHSRAILQQLAEGGRLLGFDKDPEAIRVGNQLAAEDGRFVVVQRSFADMAEELRERGLHGRVDGVLLDLGVSSPQLDDPQRGFSFLHDGPLDMRMNPDAGQSAADWINTADEADIATVLWEYGEERFSRRMARAIVTRRAEQPFTRTADLAEVIKVANPAWEKHKHPATRAFQGIRIFINRELEDLSDGLRAALDVLAPGGRLAVISFHSLEDRQVKQFMRREAKGAPLPRGLPIRDVDIQTSLKLIGKAAKPSADEIAVNPRARSAVLRVAEKHR
- a CDS encoding phosphoheptose isomerase, giving the protein MDMQHRIRQLFTDSIETKTRAMDVLGPSIEQASQLMVSSLLSERKILTCGNGGSAGDAQHFSSELLNRFERERPSLPAIALTTDSSTITSIANDYSYDEVFSKQIRALGQPGDVLLAISTSGNSGNVLQAIQAAHDRDMLVVALTGRDGGGMASLLLPEDVEIRVPARSTARIQEVHLLAIHCLCDLIDRQLFGSEE
- the ftsL gene encoding cell division protein FtsL is translated as MNDQALPAADIARSGLPAGSGWLLVVWVIILGSALAVPYSAHWSRQLLNELATEMTQREKAQAEWGRLILEQSTWTAHSRVEAIATRQLGMRVPEPGEVILVQP
- a CDS encoding peptidoglycan D,D-transpeptidase FtsI family protein; amino-acid sequence: MKKFTFESNGSLYPWRFRLVIGLLGLCCVAIAWRIVELHVLDEGFLKNQGDKRSVRHVPIPAHRGQITDRNGEPLAVSTPVLTIWANPSQLISQKTHWPSLAKALGTDLSTFSQRLQSNADKEFIYLRRRMVPADGEAVMALKVPGVYSIEEYRRFYPAGEVSAHLVGFTNVDEKGQEGVELSYDHWLEGVPGKRQVLQDRRGRLIKDVQVISNARPGNDLALSIDLRLQYLAHRQLREALQEFEARAGSIVMLDVRTGEVLAMVNHPTYNPNNRAKLKPDMMRNRALIDVFEPGSTVKPISMSAALASGRWKPADKVNVYPGTLRIGRYTIRDVSRAPGGELDLTGILLKSSNVGMSKIAFDIGGPALRETMQNVGFGQYTGLGFPGERVGNLPSYREWRQAETAALSYGYGLSVTTMQMAQAYAILANDGRKAPMSLLRINEQPDAEQVIPENVALTVQGMLQQVIEAPGGTFRAQVPGYHVSGKSGTARKTSVGSKGYKEDSYRSLFAGFAPSSNPRIAIAVVIDEPTKGGYYGGLVAAPVFSGLMSNALRLLNITPDNLVEMQQVELPSMDKEEERG
- a CDS encoding penicillin-binding protein activator; protein product: MLRMIRLPLAGLLLASLMAGCSSTPRHLSELPTTTATPVEDILHQAERRSGAEAHLLRLHAAQTAWSRNQPDRVRSILGMIPQSDLPLDQQQRFSELQARSELALGQPDAALRALRHPSLERLDALTPEAQLDIQLLRAETMAAAGEHLSAVQERVFMHNLLSAQAQQDNLAAIWDNLNQAPVESLREASSSATGDLAGWLSLALIARDHGNLDLQVYAMQQWKDKHPTHPAAIMPPESISRLMELHAQRPQHVALLLPFDGGLAAAADALRDGFLSAQYRAHSQGLAQPRISLYDSGAYIDLLQFYQQAQADGVQWVIGPLDRQQVASLAQLPELPLPTLALNYADTTTPPAGLFQFGLAPEHEARSAALRAWQDGHRQMAMLTNGDDWGSRSAQAFAARWQELGGVLTGQETIDAPANISGQIADLLRVRESEQRNQHLQDTLGSDVMVQPTPRPGLDALFLAADPLQARQIKPTLVFQYAGELPVYAASRAYRLSLNGEPNPDIDGIMVAEIPWLLTRSDPLYDIIVDSWPTAAGPMGRLYAMGVDAQRIFSRLRQMQEQPETRIDGATGILSLGADGRIHRELSWGEMIDGQLQPLIEPAFIQ